The Austwickia sp. genome includes a region encoding these proteins:
- the kdpB gene encoding potassium-transporting ATPase subunit KdpB, with product MTTSLLTHDEPQPTLKRRGERLHPAPTQASLRHLALAQLPEALRKLDPRHVVKAPVVFVVWVGSILTTALAVARPSVFAIGVTLWLWATVLFANLAEAIAEGRGKAQAATLRATKTETVARRLRADGNEEQVPGAQLTIGDLVIVTAGEVIPGDGDVVEGVATVDESAITGESAPVIRESGGDRCAVTGGTTVLSDRIVVQITSKPGETFIDRMIALVEGAARQKTPNEIALSILLLTLTIIFLLAVAAIAPMATYSGAPQPVLTLVALLVCLIPTTIGALLSAIGIAGMDRLVQRNVLAKSGRAVEAAGDVSTLLLDKTGTITFGNRRASEIIPVGGATQAEANRAAYLSSLADETPEGRSIVELVAGEFGTPAAGDVRRGPSTPPYDAPSGATFVEFTAQTRMSGLDLPDGGAIRKGAGTAVAAWVRAMGGSAPSGLDEVVESISAAGGTPLVVAEHAGGRSADDGTTRVLGVIHLKDVVKPGMRERFEELRRMGIRTVMITGDNQLTAQAIAAEAGVDDFLAEATPEDKMALIKKEQSGGRLVAMTGDGTNDAPALAQADVGLAMNTGTSAAKEAGNMVDLDSDPTKLIEIVGIGKQLLITRGALTTFSIANDVAKYFAIIPAMFLTVFPGLGALNIMRLHSPESAMLSAVIFNALIIVALIPLSLRGVSYRPMSAAALLRRNLLVFGIGGVIAPFVGIKLIDLVVSLLPGLA from the coding sequence GTGACGACCTCGCTGCTCACCCACGACGAGCCGCAGCCCACCCTCAAGCGCCGCGGCGAGCGGCTGCACCCCGCGCCGACGCAGGCGTCGCTACGGCACCTTGCGCTCGCCCAGCTGCCCGAGGCGCTGCGCAAGCTGGACCCGCGCCACGTCGTCAAGGCCCCGGTGGTGTTCGTGGTCTGGGTCGGTTCGATCCTGACCACCGCGCTGGCGGTCGCGCGCCCCAGCGTCTTCGCCATCGGCGTGACCCTCTGGCTGTGGGCCACCGTGCTCTTCGCGAACCTCGCCGAGGCGATCGCGGAGGGCCGCGGCAAGGCCCAGGCCGCGACCCTGCGGGCCACCAAGACCGAGACCGTCGCCCGGCGGCTGCGTGCCGACGGCAACGAGGAGCAGGTGCCTGGGGCGCAGCTGACCATCGGCGACCTGGTGATCGTCACGGCCGGCGAGGTGATCCCCGGCGACGGGGACGTCGTCGAGGGCGTCGCCACGGTCGACGAGTCCGCCATCACCGGTGAGTCCGCCCCGGTCATCCGCGAGTCGGGCGGGGACCGGTGCGCGGTTACCGGCGGCACAACGGTGCTCTCGGACCGCATCGTGGTGCAGATCACCAGCAAACCCGGCGAGACCTTCATCGACCGGATGATCGCCCTGGTCGAGGGTGCCGCCCGGCAGAAGACCCCGAACGAGATCGCCCTGTCGATCCTGCTGCTCACGCTGACGATCATCTTCCTGCTCGCGGTCGCGGCGATCGCGCCCATGGCGACCTACAGCGGGGCGCCTCAACCGGTCCTCACCCTCGTCGCGCTGCTGGTCTGCCTCATCCCCACGACGATCGGGGCGCTGCTGTCAGCCATCGGCATCGCCGGCATGGACCGGCTCGTGCAGCGCAACGTGCTCGCCAAGTCCGGCCGGGCGGTCGAGGCGGCCGGCGACGTGTCGACCCTGCTGCTCGACAAGACCGGCACGATCACGTTCGGCAATCGGCGCGCCAGCGAGATCATCCCGGTCGGCGGGGCCACGCAGGCGGAGGCGAACCGGGCGGCGTACCTGTCCTCCCTCGCCGACGAGACCCCCGAGGGCCGCTCGATCGTCGAACTCGTCGCGGGGGAGTTCGGGACGCCGGCGGCGGGCGACGTACGGCGTGGTCCGTCGACGCCACCGTACGACGCGCCCTCCGGGGCGACGTTCGTGGAGTTCACCGCCCAGACCCGCATGTCGGGGCTCGACCTGCCCGACGGCGGGGCGATCCGGAAGGGGGCCGGCACGGCCGTCGCGGCGTGGGTGCGCGCAATGGGGGGCAGCGCCCCGAGCGGGCTCGACGAGGTGGTCGAGTCGATCTCGGCGGCGGGCGGTACGCCGTTGGTGGTCGCCGAACACGCGGGGGGTCGCAGTGCCGACGACGGTACGACGCGCGTGCTCGGCGTCATCCACCTCAAGGACGTGGTCAAGCCCGGGATGCGCGAGCGCTTCGAGGAACTGCGCCGGATGGGCATCCGCACCGTGATGATCACCGGCGACAACCAGCTGACCGCGCAGGCCATCGCCGCCGAGGCCGGGGTCGACGACTTCCTGGCCGAGGCCACCCCCGAGGACAAGATGGCGCTGATCAAGAAGGAGCAGTCCGGGGGCCGGCTCGTCGCGATGACCGGGGACGGCACCAACGACGCGCCCGCGCTCGCGCAGGCCGACGTGGGCCTCGCCATGAACACCGGCACCTCCGCGGCCAAAGAGGCCGGCAACATGGTCGACCTCGACTCCGATCCCACGAAGCTCATCGAGATCGTCGGCATCGGCAAACAGCTGCTCATCACCCGCGGGGCGCTGACGACGTTCTCGATCGCGAACGACGTGGCCAAGTACTTCGCGATCATTCCGGCGATGTTCCTGACGGTCTTCCCGGGCCTGGGGGCGCTGAACATCATGCGGCTGCACAGCCCCGAGTCCGCGATGCTCTCGGCCGTCATCTTCAACGCGCTGATCATCGTGGCCCTGATCCCGCTCTCGCTGCGGGGCGTCTCCTATCGGCCGATGTCCGCCGCCGCGCTCCTGCGACGCAACCTCCTGGTGTTCGGAATCGGCGGCGTGATCGCCCCGTTCGTCGGGATCAAACTCATCGACCTGGTCGTGTCCCTGCTCCCCGGATTGGCGTGA
- the kdpA gene encoding potassium-transporting ATPase subunit KdpA, protein MSDVSAAIGALLLVAAVLAATHAPLGAYLARTFEDGRHLRIERALYRLCRVNPDGEQNWASYAGAVLAFSTACVLGLWGLLLVQTHLPLAAGREGMNVDTALNTAVSFVTNTNWQSYGGETGATHLSQMAGLTVQNFVSAAVGLAVAVALTRGIARSGTDRLGNFWVDLVRGVVRVLLPLAALGALLLVWGGVIQNLAGPTTITTLTGGEQVIQGGPVASQEVIKLLGTNGGGFFNANSAHPFENPNPVTNIVEILLVLVIPFALPRMYGLMVGDRRQGYAVLGLMATLFTGMWAAALAAETQLAGTMQGALEGKELRFGVPGTVLFATATTGTSTGAVNGMHDSFSPLGGGVVLTNMLLGEISPGGVGTGLYSALVIAIITVFVAGLMVGRTPELLGKTIGQREITCAALFILVMPALVLLGTGVAIALPGAREALANAGPHGLTEMMYAYASASNNNGSAFAGLAADAPWFNLTLAACMWLGRFVPITLALALAGSLAAQPKRPSTEGTVPTHTPLFTALLVGIAVIVAGLTFFPALALGPIAEATL, encoded by the coding sequence ATGTCGGACGTGTCGGCGGCGATCGGCGCGCTGCTCCTGGTGGCCGCCGTTCTCGCCGCGACCCATGCGCCGCTGGGCGCCTACCTTGCCCGCACCTTCGAGGACGGCCGGCACCTGCGCATCGAGCGCGCCCTCTACCGGCTCTGCCGGGTGAACCCGGACGGCGAGCAGAACTGGGCGTCCTACGCCGGCGCCGTCCTGGCCTTCTCCACCGCATGCGTCCTCGGGCTGTGGGGGCTGCTCCTCGTCCAGACTCACCTGCCCCTCGCAGCCGGTCGCGAGGGCATGAACGTCGACACCGCCCTCAACACGGCCGTCTCCTTCGTGACCAACACCAACTGGCAGAGCTACGGCGGCGAGACCGGTGCCACCCACCTGTCCCAGATGGCGGGGCTCACCGTGCAGAACTTCGTCAGCGCGGCCGTCGGCCTCGCCGTCGCCGTCGCGCTGACCCGGGGCATCGCCCGCTCCGGTACGGACCGGCTCGGCAACTTCTGGGTCGACCTCGTGCGGGGGGTCGTGCGCGTGCTGCTGCCGCTCGCCGCCCTCGGCGCCCTCCTGCTGGTCTGGGGCGGGGTGATCCAGAACCTCGCCGGGCCGACGACCATCACGACGCTGACCGGCGGCGAGCAGGTCATCCAGGGTGGCCCGGTGGCCTCCCAGGAGGTCATCAAGCTGCTCGGCACCAACGGCGGCGGCTTCTTCAACGCCAACTCGGCCCACCCGTTCGAGAACCCCAACCCCGTGACCAACATCGTCGAGATCCTGCTCGTGCTGGTCATCCCGTTCGCGCTCCCGCGCATGTACGGCCTGATGGTCGGCGACCGCCGCCAGGGGTACGCCGTCCTCGGCCTGATGGCCACCCTGTTCACCGGCATGTGGGCCGCGGCGCTGGCGGCCGAGACGCAGCTGGCCGGGACGATGCAGGGCGCGCTGGAGGGCAAGGAGCTGCGCTTCGGGGTCCCTGGGACGGTGCTCTTCGCGACGGCGACGACCGGTACGTCGACCGGGGCGGTCAACGGAATGCACGACTCGTTCAGCCCACTGGGCGGCGGCGTCGTCCTGACCAACATGCTGCTCGGGGAGATCAGCCCCGGCGGGGTCGGCACCGGCCTCTATAGCGCGCTGGTCATTGCGATCATCACCGTGTTCGTCGCGGGGCTGATGGTGGGCCGTACGCCGGAGCTGCTGGGCAAGACCATCGGCCAGCGGGAGATCACCTGCGCGGCGCTGTTCATCCTCGTCATGCCCGCCTTGGTCTTGCTCGGCACGGGCGTCGCCATCGCGCTGCCCGGAGCCCGGGAGGCGCTGGCCAACGCCGGGCCGCATGGACTGACCGAGATGATGTACGCCTACGCCTCCGCCTCCAACAACAACGGTTCGGCCTTCGCCGGGCTGGCCGCCGACGCGCCCTGGTTCAACCTCACGCTCGCGGCGTGCATGTGGCTCGGCCGGTTCGTGCCCATCACGTTGGCCCTGGCGCTGGCCGGCTCACTGGCCGCGCAACCCAAGCGGCCCAGCACCGAGGGCACGGTGCCCACCCACACCCCGCTGTTCACCGCGCTGCTCGTCGGCATCGCCGTGATCGTCGCGGGCCTGACGTTCTTCCCGGCCCTCGCGCTGGGCCCGATCGCGGAGGCCACCCTGTGA
- the kdpF gene encoding K(+)-transporting ATPase subunit F, translating into MLEQWIAAFVAMTLVAYLVYALVNPEKF; encoded by the coding sequence ATGCTCGAACAGTGGATCGCAGCCTTCGTGGCCATGACCCTCGTGGCCTACCTGGTCTACGCCCTGGTCAACCCGGAGAAGTTCTGA